One genomic region from Marmota flaviventris isolate mMarFla1 chromosome 6, mMarFla1.hap1, whole genome shotgun sequence encodes:
- the LOC114099259 gene encoding class I histocompatibility antigen, Gogo-B*0201 alpha chain-like, which translates to MRVMAPRTLLLLLSGALALTETWAGSHSLSYFHISVSRPGGEPRFITVGYVDDSQFVRFDSDAATPKKEPRAPWIEREGPEYWERETQISKDTAQVYRVDLNTLRGYYNQSAGGSHTIQRMYGCEVGTEGRLLRGYLQDAYDGKDYIALNEDLRSWTAADTAAHITKRKWEAAGAAEQDRAYLEGTCVEWLGRYLEHGKETLLRTDPPKTHVTHHPTPEGHVTLRCWALGFYPKEITLTWRRDGEDQTQEMELVETRPSGDGNFQKWAAVVVPAGEEQRYTCRVHHEGLPKPLTLRWEPPPQATIPVMGIVAAVIVLVVTGAVVGFILWRKKNTGVKKGPYAPAACNDSAQGSDVSLTAEKV; encoded by the exons ATGCGGGTGATGGCACCACGAACGCTGCTCCTGCTCCTGTCAGGGGCCCTGGCCCTGACCGAGACCTGGGCGG GTTCCCACTCCCTGAGTTATTTCCACATCTCCGTGTCCCGGCCCGGCGGGGAGCCCCGCTTCATCACCGTGGGCTACGTGGACGACTCGCAGTTCGTGCGCTTCGACAGCGACGCCGCGACGCCAAAGAAGGAGCCGCGGGCGCCGTGGATAGAGCGGGAGGGGCCGGAGTACTGGGAGCGGGAGACACAGATCTCCAAGGACACCGCGCAGGTTTACCGAGTGGACCTCAACACCCTGCGCGGCTACTACAACCAGAGCGCGGGCG GCTCTCACACCATCCAGAGGATGTACGGCTGCGAGGTGGGGACCGAGGGGCGCCTCCTCCGCGGGTACCTTCAGGACGCCTACGACGGCAAGGACTACATCGCCCTGAACGAGGACCTGCGCTCCTGGACCGCGGCGGACACGGCGGCTCACATCACCAAGAGGAAGTGGGAGGCGGCGGGGGCCGCGGAGCAGGACAGGGCCTACCTGGAGGGCACCTGTGTGGAGTGGCTCGGCAGATACCTGGAGCACGGGAAGGAGACGCTGCTGCGCACAG ACCCCCCGAAGACTCATGTGACTCACCACCCTACCCCTGAAGGGCATGTCACTCTGAGGTGCTGGGCCCTGGGCTTCTACCCTAAGGAGATCACCCTAACTTGGCGACGAGATGGGGAGGACCAGACCCAGGAGATGGAACTTGTGGAGACCAGACCTTCCGGGGATGGAAACTTCCAGAAATGGGCAGCTGTGGTGGTGCCTGCTGGAGAGGAGCAGAGATACACCTGCCGTGTGCACCATGAGGGGCTGCCCAAGCCCCTCACCCTGAGATGGG agCCACCCCCTCAGGCCACCATCCCTGTCATGGGAATTGTTGCTGCTGTGATTGTCCTTGTTGTCACTGGAGCTGTGGTCGGTTTTATCTtgtggagaaagaaaaacacag GAGTAAAGAAAGGGCCCTATGCTCCAGCTGCCT GTAATGACAGTGCCCAGGGCTCTGATGTGTCTCTCACTGCTGAGAAAG TGTGA